A genomic window from Thermoanaerobacter uzonensis DSM 18761 includes:
- the kamD gene encoding lysine 5,6-aminomutase subunit alpha, with the protein MKSKLNLNWDIVNKARECARNIAEDTQKFIDAHTTVAIERTVCRLLGIDGIDKMGVPLPNVVVDNIKNGGGLSLGVAFFIGNAMLYTELTPQQIAEKVGRNELDLTKMPMADLFDIKLAVQEVAVKTVEKIKENRRKREELLKKYGEKEGPLLYLIVATGNIYEDIVQAQAAAKQGADVIAVIRTTGQSLLDYVPYGATTEGFGGTYATQENFRLMRKALDEVSEELGRYIRLCNYCSGLCMPEIAAMGALERLDVMLNDALYGILFRDINMKRTIIDQYFSRIINGFAGIIINTGEDNYLTTSDAYEEAHTVLASQLINEQFALLAGIPEEQIGLGHAFEMNPDLKNGFLYELAQAQMAREIFPKAPLKYMPPTKYMTGNIFKGHVQDALFNIVTIMTKQKIHLLGMLTEAIHTPFMSDRALSIESAKYIFNNMADIADEIYFKEGGIIQQRANEVLIKAYELLREIEKEGLFRTLEQGKFAGIKRSMNGGRGLEGVVEKDPNYFNPFIDLMLRGDRQ; encoded by the coding sequence ATGAAAAGCAAGCTTAATTTAAATTGGGATATAGTCAATAAGGCGAGAGAGTGCGCAAGAAATATTGCAGAAGATACACAAAAATTTATTGATGCCCATACTACTGTTGCAATTGAAAGAACAGTATGTAGGCTTTTAGGAATAGATGGAATAGATAAGATGGGAGTTCCTCTTCCTAATGTTGTGGTTGACAACATAAAAAATGGAGGGGGGCTTTCACTTGGGGTAGCTTTTTTTATAGGTAATGCTATGCTTTATACAGAACTTACTCCTCAACAGATAGCTGAAAAAGTGGGTAGAAATGAGCTTGACCTTACTAAAATGCCGATGGCGGATTTGTTTGATATAAAACTAGCTGTTCAAGAGGTTGCGGTAAAAACTGTTGAAAAGATAAAAGAAAATAGAAGGAAAAGAGAAGAACTTTTGAAAAAATACGGTGAGAAAGAAGGTCCTCTTCTCTATTTGATTGTAGCAACAGGTAATATCTATGAAGATATTGTGCAGGCACAGGCTGCTGCAAAGCAGGGAGCAGACGTAATTGCGGTAATTAGGACTACAGGACAGAGCCTTTTAGATTATGTACCTTATGGAGCAACTACTGAAGGATTTGGAGGTACTTACGCTACACAAGAGAATTTCCGCCTTATGAGAAAAGCACTTGATGAGGTTTCTGAGGAATTAGGCAGGTATATAAGGCTTTGCAATTATTGTTCTGGTCTTTGTATGCCCGAAATTGCGGCTATGGGGGCTTTAGAGAGATTAGATGTTATGCTAAACGATGCTCTTTATGGGATTCTTTTTAGAGATATAAATATGAAGAGAACAATTATAGATCAATATTTTTCAAGAATTATAAATGGTTTTGCAGGAATTATTATAAACACTGGAGAAGACAATTATTTGACAACTTCTGATGCTTATGAAGAGGCTCACACAGTTTTAGCTTCTCAGCTTATAAATGAGCAATTTGCTCTTTTAGCAGGGATTCCAGAAGAGCAGATAGGATTGGGGCACGCTTTTGAAATGAACCCTGACCTTAAAAATGGATTTTTATATGAACTTGCGCAAGCACAGATGGCAAGAGAGATATTTCCTAAAGCTCCTTTAAAATACATGCCACCTACAAAGTATATGACAGGGAATATTTTTAAGGGACATGTGCAAGATGCTTTATTTAATATTGTGACTATAATGACAAAGCAAAAGATTCACCTTTTGGGTATGCTTACAGAAGCTATACACACGCCTTTTATGTCTGATAGGGCTTTGTCTATTGAGAGTGCAAAGTATATATTCAACAATATGGCAGATATAGCAGATGAGATATACTTTAAAGAAGGTGGAATAATCCAACAGAGGGCTAATGAAGTTCTTATTAAGGCTTATGAGCTATTGAGGGAAATTGAAAAGGAAGGACTCTTTAGAACATTAGAGCAAGGTAAGTTTGCAGGAATTAAAAGGTCAATGAATGGAGGAAGAGGTTTAGAGGGAGTTGTAGAGAAAGACCCAAACTATTTTAATCCTTTCATAGACCTTATGCTAAGAGGTGATAGACAA
- the kamC gene encoding lysine 5,6-aminomutase reactivase ATPase KamC, with translation MVINIKFLTEKEREQIGFNYIMARLQVITPYGKEEMKNAKPFKREEKEKVIKEYDYIELMRGSLEKHKELFYKILKILFKIKDIRNSVKRCKTGEILDEVELYEIKIFCLLSEELRTFMERLKIDIEDIKLKSVKSILDLLDPQKKRIATFHIYDEYSQRLKEIREKKREIERQIFLETEKEKIEKLKEKRLEIVVLEQQEELEVKKRISKELFSYTSILEANIKAIGRFDFLMAKAKLSMEYGGIKPKINEDLEINFTNVINPQVSDILKAQGKKFTPISLKIKNGTTVITGANMGGKTVALKTITLNLLLGIMGFFVFAEEASFPIVDFIHFVSEDLQSVSRGLSSFGAEVIKLKEIIEDVKKGSGFIALDEIARGTNPEEGLYIVKAISKYLNSFPSITLLATHYDGVVEENMIHYQVVGLKNIDFEMLKQKVSMNRNSSIEILQEYMDYNLERVDSFYEVPKDALNICRILGLEEEVIKLAEKYYKKEG, from the coding sequence TTTAACTATATAATGGCTAGATTGCAGGTTATAACTCCTTATGGGAAAGAAGAGATGAAAAATGCAAAGCCTTTTAAAAGAGAGGAAAAAGAAAAAGTTATAAAAGAGTATGACTATATTGAATTAATGAGAGGGAGTTTAGAAAAGCACAAAGAGTTGTTTTATAAAATTTTAAAAATACTTTTTAAGATAAAAGATATAAGAAATAGTGTAAAAAGGTGTAAAACTGGCGAAATTTTAGATGAAGTGGAGCTATACGAAATAAAAATATTTTGCCTTTTGAGTGAAGAACTGCGCACTTTTATGGAAAGATTAAAGATTGACATAGAAGATATAAAGCTAAAATCGGTAAAATCTATTTTAGATTTACTTGACCCTCAAAAAAAGAGGATTGCTACTTTTCACATTTATGATGAATATTCACAAAGGCTTAAAGAAATAAGAGAGAAAAAAAGGGAAATTGAAAGACAAATATTTTTAGAGACAGAAAAGGAAAAAATCGAAAAGCTAAAGGAAAAAAGATTAGAGATAGTGGTTTTAGAGCAACAGGAAGAGTTAGAAGTTAAAAAGAGGATTTCTAAAGAGTTGTTTAGCTACACCAGTATATTAGAAGCTAATATAAAAGCTATAGGTCGTTTTGATTTTTTGATGGCAAAAGCTAAATTGTCAATGGAATATGGAGGAATAAAACCCAAGATAAATGAAGACTTAGAGATTAACTTTACGAATGTAATAAATCCTCAGGTTTCAGACATTTTAAAGGCTCAAGGCAAAAAATTTACTCCAATAAGTTTAAAGATAAAAAATGGAACTACTGTTATAACAGGTGCCAACATGGGAGGAAAAACTGTAGCATTAAAAACTATCACTCTTAATCTTTTATTAGGCATAATGGGGTTTTTTGTATTTGCTGAGGAAGCTTCCTTTCCTATTGTAGATTTTATACATTTTGTTTCTGAGGATTTACAGTCTGTATCAAGAGGATTAAGTAGTTTTGGAGCGGAAGTTATTAAATTAAAAGAAATAATAGAGGATGTAAAAAAAGGAAGTGGGTTTATTGCGTTGGATGAGATAGCGAGAGGAACAAATCCGGAAGAGGGATTGTACATTGTAAAAGCTATTTCAAAGTATTTGAATAGCTTTCCTTCTATAACCCTATTAGCCACCCATTATGACGGTGTGGTAGAGGAAAATATGATTCATTATCAAGTAGTGGGACTGAAAAATATTGACTTTGAAATGTTAAAACAAAAAGTTAGCATGAATAGAAACAGTTCGATAGAAATTCTTCAAGAATATATGGATTACAATCTGGAAAGGGTAGATTCTTTTTATGAAGTTCCCAAAGACGCTTTGAACATTTGTAGAATATTGGGCTTAGAAGAAGAAGTTATAAAACTTGCAGAAAAGTACTATAAGAAGGAGGGTTGA